In Fibrobacter sp. UWB15, the following proteins share a genomic window:
- a CDS encoding DJ-1 family glyoxalase III, with product MQILFLLADGFEETEFVTPFDYLQRAGFEVALASVSGKAEVIGLRGLRIQTDFALSGADTAAFDGILLPGGGIGVKNLKASAEVEKVIHEFNDKGKWIFAICAAPLVLSKAGILADKTATCFPGCESELVCKKFVEDRVVVDGNIVTSRGAGSAEEFAFECIAQLGGRELTEKIRKQVVAR from the coding sequence ATGCAGATTTTATTTTTGTTGGCTGATGGTTTCGAAGAAACCGAGTTTGTGACTCCGTTTGATTATTTGCAGCGGGCGGGTTTTGAGGTCGCTCTTGCAAGCGTTTCCGGCAAGGCCGAGGTGATTGGGTTGCGCGGCCTTAGAATTCAGACGGACTTTGCTCTTTCGGGTGCCGATACAGCCGCTTTTGACGGCATTCTTTTGCCCGGTGGCGGCATTGGCGTCAAGAATCTGAAGGCCTCTGCCGAAGTGGAAAAAGTTATTCACGAATTCAACGACAAAGGCAAGTGGATTTTTGCGATTTGCGCGGCTCCGCTGGTGCTCAGCAAGGCGGGAATCCTTGCCGATAAGACTGCGACTTGTTTCCCGGGCTGCGAAAGTGAACTTGTCTGTAAAAAGTTCGTCGAAGACCGCGTGGTCGTAGACGGGAACATCGTCACGAGCCGTGGCGCAGGCTCTGCCGAAGAATTTGCTTTTGAATGCATTGCGCAGCTTGGCGGCCGCGAACTTACGGAAAAAATCCGCAAGCAGGTCGTGGCTCGATAG
- the sufB gene encoding Fe-S cluster assembly protein SufB — protein MSENYKYGFVTDIENEAFEKGLNEDVIRRASKLRGEPQFMLDFRLKAYEKLQTMKQPNWGELNFAPVDLQDIVYYSAPKTKKSHEKIEDVDPELLATFEKLGIPLDEQKRLANVAVDAVFDSVSIYTSHKRKLMEMGILFCSISDAIKEYPELIEEYLGSVVPAGDNYFAALNSAVFGDGSFVYIPPGVKCPMDLSTYFRINNKEAGQFERTLIIADEGASVSYLEGCTAPEYSSKQLHSAIVELVAKDNASIKYSTVQNWYAGDRETGAGGVYNFVTKRGKCAGKNSRISWTQVETGSAITWKYPSCVLLGDNSVGEFYSVALTNGHMQADTGTKMIHIGKNTKSTIISKGISADYSSNAYRGEVSIRKSAAGARNYTQCDSMLVGDKSAAHTFPYITVANASSTTEHEATTSRISEDQLFYFESRGIKREDAIQAMVGGFCKDVFKELPGEFATEARQLLTLKLEHSVG, from the coding sequence ATGAGCGAAAATTATAAATACGGATTTGTCACGGATATCGAAAACGAGGCCTTCGAGAAGGGCCTGAACGAAGATGTCATCCGAAGAGCCTCCAAGCTCCGCGGCGAACCGCAGTTCATGCTCGATTTCCGACTGAAAGCGTATGAAAAACTCCAGACCATGAAGCAGCCGAACTGGGGCGAATTGAACTTTGCGCCGGTTGATCTGCAGGACATAGTCTATTACTCCGCCCCGAAGACCAAGAAGAGCCACGAAAAGATTGAAGACGTGGACCCGGAGTTGCTCGCCACCTTCGAAAAGCTCGGCATTCCGCTCGACGAACAGAAGCGTCTGGCGAACGTAGCCGTGGACGCTGTCTTTGACTCGGTGAGCATCTACACCAGCCATAAGCGCAAGCTCATGGAAATGGGCATTCTGTTCTGCTCCATCAGCGACGCCATCAAGGAATACCCCGAACTCATCGAGGAATACCTGGGAAGCGTGGTGCCCGCAGGCGACAACTATTTTGCGGCTTTGAACAGCGCGGTATTCGGCGACGGAAGTTTCGTCTATATTCCGCCCGGAGTCAAGTGCCCCATGGACCTTTCCACCTACTTCCGTATCAACAACAAGGAAGCTGGCCAGTTCGAACGCACCTTGATTATCGCTGATGAAGGAGCGAGCGTGAGCTACCTGGAAGGCTGCACCGCGCCGGAATACAGCAGCAAGCAGTTGCACAGCGCCATCGTAGAACTTGTAGCGAAGGACAACGCAAGCATCAAGTATTCAACCGTGCAGAACTGGTACGCGGGCGACCGCGAGACGGGCGCTGGCGGCGTGTACAACTTCGTCACCAAGCGCGGAAAGTGCGCCGGCAAGAACAGCCGCATCAGCTGGACGCAGGTTGAAACCGGCTCCGCCATCACGTGGAAGTATCCGAGCTGCGTGCTTCTGGGCGACAACTCCGTCGGAGAATTCTACAGCGTTGCCCTCACCAACGGGCACATGCAGGCCGACACCGGCACCAAGATGATCCACATCGGCAAGAACACCAAGAGCACTATCATTTCGAAGGGCATCAGCGCCGACTACTCCAGCAACGCCTACCGCGGCGAAGTGAGCATCCGCAAGTCGGCCGCGGGAGCCCGCAACTACACCCAGTGCGACAGCATGCTCGTGGGTGACAAGAGTGCCGCACACACGTTCCCCTACATCACTGTCGCAAACGCGAGTTCCACCACCGAACACGAGGCGACCACCAGCCGCATCAGCGAAGACCAGCTCTTCTATTTCGAAAGCCGCGGCATCAAGCGCGAAGACGCCATACAGGCGATGGTGGGCGGTTTCTGCAAAGACGTGTTCAAGGAGCTCCCGGGCGAATTCGCCACGGAAGCCCGTCAGTTACTGACACTCAAGCTCGAACATTCTGTAGGTTAG
- the thrC gene encoding threonine synthase has protein sequence MAQFNAHFRNINGDDTYPLTDVIYRSKVDGSLLEVEHDRKALAERSPEEWKKLFAERRMSFEPADMSGIWSKREMVLPDMPLEDIVTMREGWSPLFDAAPLAKEMGIKSLKVKLCGNSHTGSFKDLGMTVLVSQVNHIIKKGIHEIDAVACASTGDTSAALSAYCAKAGIPSIVFLPAGKTSVAQLIQPISNGSIVLALDTDFDGCMKIVQQVTADNRIYLANSMNSLRVEGQKTISPEICQEMGWKVPDTVIIPGGNLGNVSALAKGFEDCKAMGLIDRIPRIIVAQAENANPFYQAYERGFDKLVPMQAKKTLASAIQIGNPVSYPKAVRAIQKTNGMVVSVTEEELANAAHRGDRIGLYCCPHTGVALGALEKLVAAGKIDKEENVVVISTAHGLKFTEFKVGYHEKKLENICSKFANPVFKAPADLGAVMDILKKEMAERRR, from the coding sequence ATGGCTCAATTCAATGCCCATTTTAGGAACATCAACGGGGACGACACCTACCCGCTGACCGACGTCATTTACCGCAGCAAGGTGGACGGAAGCCTGCTCGAAGTCGAACACGACCGTAAGGCTCTTGCCGAACGCAGCCCGGAAGAATGGAAGAAGCTTTTTGCCGAACGCCGTATGAGCTTTGAACCTGCCGACATGAGCGGCATCTGGAGCAAGCGCGAAATGGTGCTCCCCGACATGCCCCTCGAAGACATCGTCACGATGCGCGAAGGCTGGAGCCCGCTCTTTGACGCAGCCCCGCTCGCCAAGGAAATGGGCATCAAGAGCCTCAAGGTAAAACTTTGCGGCAACTCCCACACGGGTTCTTTCAAAGACCTCGGCATGACGGTTCTCGTGAGCCAGGTGAACCACATTATCAAGAAGGGTATTCACGAAATCGACGCCGTGGCCTGCGCCTCTACCGGTGACACCTCAGCAGCCCTCAGCGCCTACTGCGCGAAGGCAGGCATTCCGAGCATCGTATTCCTCCCCGCCGGCAAGACAAGCGTTGCCCAGCTGATCCAGCCGATTTCTAACGGCAGCATCGTCTTGGCCCTCGACACCGACTTTGACGGTTGCATGAAGATCGTGCAGCAGGTGACTGCCGACAACCGCATCTACCTCGCCAACTCCATGAACAGCCTCCGCGTGGAAGGCCAGAAGACGATTTCTCCGGAAATCTGCCAGGAAATGGGCTGGAAGGTGCCTGACACCGTGATTATCCCGGGCGGAAACCTCGGCAACGTGAGCGCCCTCGCCAAGGGTTTCGAAGACTGCAAGGCCATGGGCCTCATCGACCGAATCCCGCGCATCATCGTCGCGCAGGCCGAAAACGCCAACCCGTTCTACCAGGCTTACGAACGCGGCTTCGACAAGCTCGTCCCGATGCAGGCGAAGAAGACGCTTGCAAGCGCCATCCAGATCGGTAACCCGGTCAGCTATCCGAAGGCCGTCCGCGCCATCCAGAAGACCAACGGCATGGTCGTGAGCGTCACCGAAGAAGAACTGGCGAACGCCGCCCACCGCGGCGACCGCATCGGTCTTTACTGCTGCCCGCACACGGGTGTCGCCCTCGGCGCCCTCGAAAAGCTCGTTGCAGCAGGCAAGATCGACAAGGAAGAAAACGTGGTCGTCATCAGCACGGCACACGGCCTCAAATTCACCGAATTCAAGGTCGGCTACCACGAGAAGAAGCTCGAAAATATCTGTTCCAAGTTCGCGAACCCCGTGTTCAAGGCCCCGGCAGACCTCGGCGCCGTCATGGACATCCTCAAAAAAGAGATGGCTGAAAGACGTCGCTAA